The Ralstonia pickettii DTP0602 genome segment CGCCACCCGGTGGCCAGCCCCGAGGTAGAAACCGAGTCAGCCAAACAGCTCCATGACAACGCTCGCCCACCAATTCGAACAATACGGCGCCTGGAGAACGGGGGTCCTCCAGTCACTGGCCGAATTCCAATCCTGGCTGCAGCAGCACGACCTGTACGACGCACAGGCCGATGACCGCGTGCAGCGCATCCAGAACGTACTGCGCGGCGACCGCCTCAAGGTCGCCTTTATTGCCGAGTTCTCGCGCGGCAAGAGCGAGCTGATCAACGCCATCTTCTTTGCCGACTACGGGCGCCGCATCCTGCCGTCGTCGGCTGGGCGCACCACCATGTGCCCGACCGAGCTGCGCTATGACGAGGCCGAGCCGCCGTGCATCCGCCTGCTGCCGATCGAAACGCGCCTGCAGGAAGCCTCGACCGCGGACTTTCTCGAGGCCGGCACCTCGGCCGCGCACTGGCATTCTGTGCCGCTCGACCCGTCTTCGCCCGAAGGTATGCTGGAAGCCTTCCAGCACGTGGTGCAGACCGTGCGCGTGCCGCCGCAGCAGGCCGAGGCGCTTGGCCTGTACCACGAGAACGATCCCGACGCCGCCTACGCGGTCGATGCCGAAGGCATGGTCGAGATCTCGCGCTGGCGCCACGCCGTCATCAATTTCCCGCACCCGCTGCTGCGCCAGGGCCTGGTGATCCTCGACACGCCCGGGCTGAACGCGATCGGCACCGAGCCCGAACTGACGCTGCGGCTGATCCCGGACGCGCACGTAGTGGTGTTCGTGCTGGCGGCGGACGCCGGCGTCACCAAGAGCGACCTGGAGCTGTGGCGCAGCCATGTCGGCGCCGGCCACCGGCGCGGCTGCCTGGCGGTGCTCAACAAGATCGACGGGCTGTGGGACCCGCTGCGCCAGCCGGCCGAGATCGCGCAGGAGATCGCGCGGCAGGTCTCCACCACCGGGAAGGTGCTGGGCATCGAGCAGTCACGCATTTATCCGGTATCCGCGCAGAAGGGCCTGGTGGCCAAGGTCACGCACGACGACGCGCTGCTCGCGCGCAGCGGCCTGCCCGAGTTCGAGCATGTGTTGTCCAACCAGTTGATCCCGCGCCGGCGCGAGATCGTCTCGGACCAGGCGCACCGGCTGGTGCAGGACATGGCGCGCGCCGCGCAGCAACTGCTGCAGAGCCGTCGCCGCGACATCGTCGAGCAGTTGTTCGAGCTGCGCGGCCTGCGCGGCAAGAACCACGCGATGGTCAAGCACATGCTGATGCGCGTGCAGGGCGAGAAGGAAGAGTTCGAGCAGAGCATCAGCAAGTTCCAGGCGCTACGGCTGGTGTTCGGGCGCCACAGCGCCGACATCATCAAGAGCCTGCAGCTGCGCGACGTGCGCCACACCATGCGCACCGCGCGCGAGCAGATGAAGGAGCGCTTCTTCTCGCGCGGCCTGCGCGAGGACATGGACGCGCTGTTCGCGCAACTGACCGCGCTGGTGACCGATGCCGACAACAAGATCGGCCAGCTGCATCAGCTGATCGAAAGCATGTACCGGCGCTTCAATGCCGAGCACGGCTTCACGTTGCCCGCGCCGATGCAGTTCACCGCCGAGCGCTACATTGCCGAGCTGCAGGAAACGCTGCGGCTGGTGCATGCGCATTTCGGCACGGTCAGCATGCTGACCCGCTCGCGGCCGCAGCTGGTGCAGAACGCGTTCAGCACCATGGCCAGCCGCGTGCTGGAGAACTTCCGCGACCTCAATCGCGATATCGAGGTGTGGCTCAAGTCGGTAATGACGCCGCTGGAAGCGCAGGTGCGCGAGCACCAGAAGCAGCTGCGCCGCCGTGTCGATTCGATCGAGCGCATCCACGAAGCCACCGACACGCTGGAAAGCCGCATCGCCCAGCTCGAGGAAGTGCTCAACGGCCTGGACGAACGCAGCGGGCATATCGAGAACTTCGCGCAGCGGTTGCTGCGGCCGACAGCCAATCCCGCCGGGGTGGACCTGGCAGTGGCCTAGCGCGGGGCACCGTCGCCGGGCGGTATATCATGTGGCGCCGCGCGTAGCGGCGCCATTTTTATTTGGTGCGCCCGCGACCGCAGCGCCCCCACGTTCTACACCAGTCTCACCCGATGCCCCGCAAGCCCGCCCCCCGTGCCGCTCCAGCCGTTCCCGCCGTGCCTGACGACATCCACGTCCCCCCCGATTTCGGCGCGCGCGTGGTCGACTGGCAGCGCGTGCATGGCCGGCACGACCTGCCGTGGCAGAACACGCGCGACCCATACCGCATCTGGCTGTCGGAGATCATGCTGCAGCAGACGCAGGTCAGCGCGGTGATCGACTACTTCCAGCGCTTTATCTTGCAGTTGCCCACGGTACAGGCGCTGGCCGCGGCGCCGGCCGACCAGGTGATGGCGTTGTGGGCGGGGCTGGGCTACTACTCGCGTGCGCGCAACCTGCACCGGTGCGCGATGCAGGTGGTCAGCGAACATGGTGGCGAGTTCCCGACCGACCCGGCGGTGCTGGCGACGCTGCCCGGCATCGGCCGCTCCACCGCCGCGGCGATCGCCGCGTTCAGCGCCGGCGTGCGCTCGCCGATCCTGGACGGCAACGTCAAGCGTGTGTTCGCGCGCTTCTTCGGCATCCACGGGCATCCGGGCGAACGCGCGGTGGAAGCGCGCATGTGGCAGCTGGCCGAGGCGGCGCTGCCGGCCCCGGGTCCGCGCCAGGCCGAGGACATGATCGCCTACACGCAGGGCCTGATGGACCTGGGTGCAACCGTATGCTCGCGTGGCAAGCCTGCATGCCTGGCCAATGCGGGTGCGTGCCCGCTGTCCACCGATTGCGTGGCGCGCCGCGACGGCCTCACCGCCGTGCTGCCCACGCCCAAGCCGCGCGCAGCC includes the following:
- a CDS encoding GTPase: MTTLAHQFEQYGAWRTGVLQSLAEFQSWLQQHDLYDAQADDRVQRIQNVLRGDRLKVAFIAEFSRGKSELINAIFFADYGRRILPSSAGRTTMCPTELRYDEAEPPCIRLLPIETRLQEASTADFLEAGTSAAHWHSVPLDPSSPEGMLEAFQHVVQTVRVPPQQAEALGLYHENDPDAAYAVDAEGMVEISRWRHAVINFPHPLLRQGLVILDTPGLNAIGTEPELTLRLIPDAHVVVFVLAADAGVTKSDLELWRSHVGAGHRRGCLAVLNKIDGLWDPLRQPAEIAQEIARQVSTTGKVLGIEQSRIYPVSAQKGLVAKVTHDDALLARSGLPEFEHVLSNQLIPRRREIVSDQAHRLVQDMARAAQQLLQSRRRDIVEQLFELRGLRGKNHAMVKHMLMRVQGEKEEFEQSISKFQALRLVFGRHSADIIKSLQLRDVRHTMRTAREQMKERFFSRGLREDMDALFAQLTALVTDADNKIGQLHQLIESMYRRFNAEHGFTLPAPMQFTAERYIAELQETLRLVHAHFGTVSMLTRSRPQLVQNAFSTMASRVLENFRDLNRDIEVWLKSVMTPLEAQVREHQKQLRRRVDSIERIHEATDTLESRIAQLEEVLNGLDERSGHIENFAQRLLRPTANPAGVDLAVA
- a CDS encoding adenine glycosylase (K03575: mutY; A/G-specific adenine glycosylase [EC:3.2.2.-]), producing the protein MPRKPAPRAAPAVPAVPDDIHVPPDFGARVVDWQRVHGRHDLPWQNTRDPYRIWLSEIMLQQTQVSAVIDYFQRFILQLPTVQALAAAPADQVMALWAGLGYYSRARNLHRCAMQVVSEHGGEFPTDPAVLATLPGIGRSTAAAIAAFSAGVRSPILDGNVKRVFARFFGIHGHPGERAVEARMWQLAEAALPAPGPRQAEDMIAYTQGLMDLGATVCSRGKPACLANAGACPLSTDCVARRDGLTAVLPTPKPRAAIPERSTVMLLVRREREVLLRLRPDSGVWGGLWSLPEMPVDAVPFDAEAAEEAALDYARAFGKPTRAALTGELTHVFTHFRLLIRAIRVDVSTDPGNLMVRDSAAEAAQRWISLDDLDALGTPAPVRRLLEDQARGGLF